In Methylomonas sp. ZR1, one DNA window encodes the following:
- a CDS encoding ABC transporter substrate-binding protein, with protein MKKIAIVSFCYCWLAALPISSAIAAPAKKAAPAKPQISKPAEPAKQIVKIGYFSQERAAPAALSNLDPFIQNKGQIGAELAIADNNTTGQFTGQHYELKQVVVPVGGDLQQAFNQLGEDVGLVVLNVQPDQLNKLADLPAAKNKLLFDASTSDDELRNTDCRHQVLHILPSRAMRADALAQYMLKKRWQNWFLVIGPTPEDKLYAAAIKRAAKKFGIKLVAEKAWTNDYDARRSAQSDVPVFTQVDDYDVLVVADEQGLFGEYLDYRTWKPRPVIGTQGLVATAWHRTHEQWGAVQLQNRFKDTAGRWMEEEDYAAYLAVRAIGEASVRSKSNQTQAIKDYVFSEAFALQGYKGVPLSFRRWDGQLRQPVLLAAPRSLVSVAPVEGFLHPKTELDTLGYDQPETACK; from the coding sequence ATGAAAAAAATTGCGATTGTTTCATTTTGTTATTGTTGGCTCGCCGCGTTGCCTATCAGCAGCGCTATTGCCGCGCCTGCCAAGAAAGCCGCACCTGCCAAACCGCAGATCAGCAAACCTGCCGAGCCTGCCAAACAGATAGTCAAAATCGGCTATTTTAGTCAGGAAAGAGCCGCCCCGGCTGCCTTGTCCAACCTTGATCCGTTTATCCAGAACAAAGGGCAGATCGGCGCCGAATTGGCGATTGCCGATAACAATACCACCGGGCAATTTACCGGCCAGCACTACGAGTTAAAGCAGGTTGTAGTGCCGGTGGGCGGCGATTTGCAGCAGGCCTTCAATCAATTAGGCGAGGATGTTGGTTTGGTGGTGTTGAACGTGCAGCCAGACCAATTAAACAAGCTCGCCGATTTGCCGGCGGCGAAAAACAAATTGCTGTTCGATGCTTCTACCAGCGACGACGAGTTGCGCAACACGGATTGCCGCCATCAGGTTTTGCACATATTGCCCAGCCGGGCCATGCGCGCCGATGCGCTGGCGCAATACATGTTAAAGAAGCGCTGGCAAAACTGGTTTTTGGTGATAGGTCCCACGCCGGAAGACAAGTTATACGCAGCGGCCATTAAACGCGCGGCCAAGAAATTTGGTATCAAACTGGTCGCGGAAAAAGCCTGGACCAACGATTACGACGCCCGCCGTAGCGCGCAATCCGACGTGCCGGTGTTCACGCAAGTGGACGATTACGATGTGTTGGTGGTGGCTGACGAACAAGGCTTGTTCGGCGAATATCTGGATTACCGGACCTGGAAACCGCGTCCCGTGATCGGCACGCAGGGTTTGGTTGCCACCGCCTGGCACAGAACCCACGAACAATGGGGCGCGGTGCAATTGCAAAATCGCTTCAAGGACACCGCCGGCCGCTGGATGGAAGAAGAAGATTACGCCGCCTATCTGGCGGTGCGGGCGATAGGCGAGGCCAGCGTCCGCAGCAAGTCCAATCAAACTCAGGCGATTAAGGATTATGTCTTCTCCGAAGCGTTTGCCTTGCAAGGTTACAAGGGCGTGCCCCTGTCGTTCCGCCGTTGGGACGGTCAATTGCGGCAACCGGTATTATTGGCTGCACCGCGATCTTTAGTTAGCGTGGCGCCGGTCGAAGGATTTTTGCATCCGAAGACGGAGCTGGATACCCTGGGATACGACCAGCCGGAAACGGCTTGTAAATAA